GGCGTTAGATGTGGTGGAACTGACCCGCCGCCGATGGTGATCATCCTGGAGTCGGCGGCCATGAAGAGCTCGGAGCCGTGCGCGACGGTCTCCTTGCTGTCGCCGCCGCAGCCCACCCAAGGGTACTTGGCGCGCTCCGGGTACAGGCtgcgggcacgggcacgggcacgggtACAAGCCGGGAACCGGGAAGCGTATCGGCCGACCCGACAGAGACGTGATCCGACCACAACCACAACGATTACAAGCCGAGGGGATTCGATTTtgattcttcttttttttttaaaccacttttTGAACTTCAGAAGCAATAGAATGttgtaatgttttaaatgttcacgcgatttttatttattaatttacacgAGAAGTTATTCTAAAGCGACGAGTCATGTTAAAAATTTACTCAGAAttatctatattttattataagaaatTTGGAGAATTGATTAAGAAACTGACTTGTCGAATATCTTTGAAATATGTAAATGTGTTCTTCTTCCTTATACGTTTAGGattttaaacactaaattaatatTGTGACATTTTTATCAATTTAAAACTCCAGCTTGGAACTTCAGTTAGGTCCAGGTCTATGTACTCTACAATGTAAGAATTCACTGAAGAATAATACTGTTGAAGTGatattgttgtttatttattgctACGTTTATTGATACTTTAAGCTGTTCATACTTTTTGGAACCCAAAATCTTGCTGCGTCAATTGATAGTTTAAGCTGTTCATACTTTTTTAAACCCAAAATCGTCTTCTAATAGTTGtgaaaatgtaatttataaaaaatgacAATCACGTCTCTAGAAAAAATGGAGTTGTTATGTATAGGATAAAGGAAAATGCAGCAATAACGCAGAGCGGATTGCGCAGCGGAAGTCGAAAAGGAACGTTATTTAATCAATGAATGTTAAAATCAGAAAAATTCAATAGAAAAGTAATTGGCAAGAAATTAAACTTAACTTTGGAACTGTGTACACGGCTTATTACAACGATTCTAATGACGATATTAGTTTTAACGACACTTCATGCATCTATTTCGAATAGTGTGAAATTTCGATTCTCCAACTATGTGCCGAGACAATATTATGTGCCAAGCTTCTGTGCCATGACAAAACACTAATGTCAGCTTGACAGTTTAAATTTCGTAAACGAAACTTAACATCAATCATTCTCAATTCGATATCTGAAATATTTTTCAGTCTGTTCcgttataaaaataacaaattaagtcTATCCTTTTTTATGAAGTCGCCTCATTTTTTTCTCAAATGTCTACTGAGAAGATTCAAGTATGTTTGTCGAATCAACGTCGTGTCTTGCCATTACATAAGATATGCATGTAAAAgagaataattaaaattcaTCTTTTCATGTATACAGTTCCATTAAAGAATAATCTTAAATACAAGAACTACTACAAAATCTAAACGTGAAACTATGACATACAATGATTACTACTGAAACCAAAGAGTGACTAATAGTAGAAGAGGTGTAAAGTGTGTCGAACTTGACAGCTTaaatagatgtcgctgtacgACATACATTATGCGGTTAACAGGTTTGACGGTCGAAAATTGTTACCACAAAACTTAAAGCGCCGTAAAGTTTGGCTGTCAAATTCGAGaccactattatttttaataacaaaacggGTTACTAACGTTGTTTAAGTTGCTTGACATCCTTCGCGCCATAACGAGGATCTTCAACAGGAGCAATTTTCAACTTAAAAAACGTGTGTGGCccgttttaatgtatttaccaCGATTTTTTTCTTCCTACAATCAATCACTCTTTGAGTGAAACTAATGGCAGTACATGCAAAGCGGTGCACTGAAAGGAAGTGTGCCTGCAGCGTTTACCCGAAGTACCGAGGTACCCGTTACTTACTGACAGTTTGCCATTTGACAGTCACCAGTTTGCGGCGGCCGGCTTAGACTCCAAAATAATCACCGACACGTTTCAATAAGATCTCATTGGAAAATTTAGAAGAATTTTAAAAGCGCATTAAGGATTGTTAAAACTTTTTAAcatgtaaatttataaattaagttTACATTTGGTTGTTTACTATCGGAAGGATTGTTATAGTTACCTTGTGTTAAAGGATATTTAAAGCGTTCTATAATTTTAGACAATAAGTATTTAACAATGactaaaataatcataatgattatttaagagaGATATTCCAAGGgtttaaataatgttaaattaaagcGCTTCTAAACAAAAACGAGATCATATTGaaataattcatataaattGATACATATTAGTTAAATCAAAACCACATATTGATAAACACAATCAATTTGCAAACCAAACATCGTCAAAACATCCAAGAAATTTGAATATTATAAGTTCGTAGTTCGAAAGTTTCAAAAGTCTCAAACTGGTACGTTCCAAACAGTAGGGAAGCGACAGAATAGTTGAGATTAGTAGGTGAAAAGCTACTATTCGTACTATTATTCGTGCAATTGACACTAGACTAGCACAATCTTTGTTTTCATATCCAAGTTACTAAATTGACAATTCGGTTGACCCAATTTGTTTGACCGAATTTCGTACAGTGGtgatcagatatattggagcggccgaggtgctcaaaaatacctTGCACAGGCAGTTTAACGCCTTGACAAGAGGCATGTTCagattcagatatttgtaagcgccttggccgctccgatatatctgatagcgactgtataTTGACCCGCTAATTCGTTACTCTGTCACACGCGTTTAATTATACTGATCCCGGTTAATGCCACTGTGCGAGCGgtaaagaaatataattatgcgcatGCGATACAGATTGGTGGGTCAATGTATGAAATACTTAGTACTTAAAGTttgttaaaggactgtctcatttcaaacatagacagagagaatcatactataccaaaaagcacccaaaagaaaaggatgagtgtagtttttttttgttcttatttactgacaatttggcttgaccaactatagcgaCCTTACTGTAATACAGAATTGGCACAAAAGCAGAATAATTACGTATTAAATTGGCCAATCGAACTGTCAATTTAGTAGGTATCTAGGATATAAAAAACAGAGCTTAAGAGCaaatcaacgtgctcactagcgccactggtaaataattgttattacttaaaataatcacaataatttagcagtggcgctagtgagcacgttgatgagCTCTTAAAATATTGAGACATACAAGTTGAGCATAATATTGTAGCCGCTTTGGCAGCTGAAGTACCTAGATGTTGCTCCATGGCGCCGTACGTTTTGCGGTAACTATATACTAAAACGTTAATGCTTGACTTTAGTCACTTGACAAtctacagggtggctaaaaaataagtgctttcCCGTTGCCAGTGAGGTTTTGGgcttatactgagcaacttttactatgggaccaatcacgACATCGCGAACaaaaatgtaccctcccatagaaaatggaccagccaaaatgtatgaaacagccaaatttttttttcgcgacttCGGGGTTGGTCACATAGTaaaagtataatcccaaaacctccctggcaacgggaatgcacttattttttgcaaCCGTGTATAATCTGGcaaacccactttgtcagtagaaaaaggcgcaaattTCAAATTTTCAGTGGGAAGGGTTGTCCCccttcgcacctacatttttattttttccgtttttttctactgacggaaatggctcaCCAAACTTTAAGTACTTCATTGGTAAAGTTTGCAGATGCAATATTTATCAGAATTTGCACGTCTCAATATTCCTTTGTCTATGACACTAGCTAGAACTCACACGACTGCATTGATAGAGCTTTACGTTGTTATTGAAATGTGCGGTTTCAATACATGCCTTTacacaatgtaaacaaatatacgGTAGAAAATTACAGAATGTATTATGTAAGTAAGAACACATTCTGGTACGTGCAAATGTTCTTTTTAATGCATCGTGTTGGGGCataacattttcacaatttgttgtatcagtagtttttaataaaaaataattacattctGTAATACTCTATCAGTTCATATATCATCACTATCACACAACATACGAATAACGAAAAACACTTTTTTGGTAATATATACATTTCTTGCAAAACATTTTGAAACTGCTGCATTCTTAGTAAGTACGGTTTCATGTAAATTTACTGTGTACATTTTAGGTTTAATAAATTAAGGCAAAATTTACAGTGTAGTTTTACTAAGAGTGCGCAGTCTCAATCCGTGCATTGCAAACTGGACCTTATCCCGTATAGACAAGGTTGGTTGTTGTTGTTACCTGAAGAGGAATGTCTCGCCGGTGCCGAAGTACGCCTGCCGGTTGCCGCGCTCGTCCTTCTGGTTGCGCTCGAACCACCGCGTCGAGCAGTACGCGCCGAACACCTGCAAGTTATTACGTACCTATCAGATGTTAGGAAAATACTACGTCATAACAAAGTAACactaaactttcgcgttttgtacacatatttattgaTATGAACGGATCTACAGCGATATAATTATGCGCATGCACATGTCCAGTGTGGGCTCGTGGTGCTCCACGCGCACGTAGAACGTGGTCAGCGAGCACCCGTGCTCCTCCGTCGTGTACATAATACCCACCTCGTTGTTGCACGTCTTGATCATGAGCAGCGTGGGCTCGTGGTGCTCCACGCGCACGTAGAACGTGGTCAGCGAGCACCCGTGCTCCTCCGTCGTGTACATAATACCCACCTCGTTGTTGCACGTCTTGATCATGAGCAGCGTGGGGTCGTGGTGCTCCACGCGCACGTAGAACGTGGTCAGCGAGCACCCGTGCTCCTCCGTCGTGTACATAATACCCACCTCGTTGTTGCACGTCTTGATCATGAGCAGCGTGGGCTCGTGGTGCTCCACGCGCACGTAGAACGTGGTCAGCGAGCACCCGTGCTCCTCCGTCGTGTACATAATACCCACCTCGTTGTTGCACGTCTTGATCATGAGCAGCGTGGGCTCGTGGTGCTCCACGCGCACGTAGAACGTGGTCAGCGAGCACCCGTGCTCCTCCGTCGTGTACATAATACCCACCTCGTTGTTGCACGTCTTGATCATGAGCAGCGTGGGCTCGTGGTGCTCCACGCGCACGTAGAACGTGGTCAGCGAGCACCCGTGCTCCTCCGTCGTGTACATAATACCCACCTCGTTGTTGCACGTCTTGATCATGAGCAGCGTGGGCTCGTGGTGCTCCACGCGCACGTAGAACGTGGTCAGCGAGCACCCGTGCTCCTCCGTCGTGTACATAATACCCACCTCGTTGTTGCACGTCTTGATCATGAGCAGCGTGGGCTCGTGGTGCTCCACGCGCACGTAGAACGTGGTCAGCGAGCACCCGTGCTCCTCCGTCGTGTACATAATACCCACCTCGTTGTTGCACGTCTTGATCATGAGCAGCGTGGGCTCGTGGTGCTCCACGCGCACGTAGAACGTGGTCAGCGAGCACCCGTGCTCCTCCGTCGTGTACAACAGCACGGGCTGGTACATCGTGATGCGGACCGGCAGCCACGACCATAACGTGAACAGCTGGAAAACGAAATGGCGGTTCAAGAAAGAGTAAACTTAATTTTGACTGGTGTACTACCGTCCCAAAGGTTGCTACTATAGTCTGTCAGTCATTTGTCAGTAGTAAAAGCCGCGAAATCCATTATTTGTATGGGATTCATCCCTTCGCACTTACTTTTTCAAATTGACGCCTTATTGTACTGACAATATAGGCTAAACTATATCTATTTAACCGCTGGGACGTCAGTAGGACCATGATTTGTAAATTTCACAAAAGAATTGAAAGCGAATTCTGGCTCGTCTCAATAGCCAGGATTCCAATCACTCAGTTAATATGAGATATGCTGATGATTCTTACTTTGTTCATTTCTGAAATGATAAGTCCTGCAAGCATTAGTGTGAACGCAATTTGATCATGTAAATTAGTATAATTATATAAGAGTAAGTTTACCTGCAAAACTTATCATGAAAACTCTTACCtgatactttttatttaaacaaacaaagTATAGTTAGTTTAGCAAACAACTCTTCTGTGAAATCTACGCAAAATAACACACTATAAACTTATGGTTGATTTGATCTTATTAGATTTAATGTTGTGATACTATTTGGTGCAAAGCGATGGATAGACTGATTCGTCTTCTGGACCTTCTGGTCTAGCGAAATGTTTTCTTGCTTCTAATGAACAGgggctttttaaattttttgatctACTTGTTGCGTACTGTGCAAAGCCCCAGATTGTTTTAAGACACGATAATGTTTTATGATTAACAACTGATATTTAAAGCAGAATTTACCTTATCAACATTTCAAATTAGTAGGTACTCCAATTAAATCATAATTCCTTACATATTATTACTTAATTCATATCATAAGTTTTTAATGTTTCAATACCAAGTATACCAACACATCTAAAATGACGtaaagttaaatatttttttaaataggtaaatgtTTCTAATACCAATACGAGTAACATTATTTCTAAGTTTCTAAGACATCCACAGCTACCTACttagaaatataattttagaataaaatataaaaacacttaacaTTGACGTTAGTTGTGTCGAATTAGTAAACGGCTACGGGTGCTCAGTGCTATGTGCACATTCGGACGCAACAACTACTTATACTTAAACACTTATATTAACCAAACTTCAGTTTTTATTACTGAGGTAAGGTTTATAAAAACCATGCCACATTGAAAAAAAGTTCTGAATGAAAATAGCATGTGATATGGtttgtaataaataacacaAGTATGACATAATAACAATGCATGCAACATAAAAGAGGTTGACACAGACAAAACACGATCTAACATAAAACAGCTAAACTAAAAAGTACACAATACAGATGAAATCTACTAAAATATCTACAGCTCCACCTCAACATAATATTGGCCTACGACTTACAGCACTCTCCGTTAGGCCCTGTTTATAACTTAGCGTATCGCCGATAAAAGATTTAGCCCACTTATTTCCAATGTTGACGAAAATTTGACAATCTGGCCTTACCTTACCTATTTCCTTgggcttaataaaaataatgatcatGGTTTAGGAAGAAACACGTGATCACGCCCCTAattatataactttttaatacctgccttttaaataaaaccgATTTTAGTTTTTAGAAGATATCTATTGAGCGACCGTCACATTGTTTATGGCGATTTGGTTTGGCATCTGTCTGCCTGCATATTCATTTCTTCAATATTACGAGACATCGAGACAATATTAGTACACGATTGCGACACCTTGATctaatgttacattacaagtgcTACCTCTGAATCCCCGTTGCAATACTACGACCACCACTAACTACGCCCATAAGATAGTGTCGGCAAACCTTCTGTCTTAAGTCTGAAGAGTGCTGTTTCTGATCCGCGAACACCGCGTTAGGGAATGGGAACCACAGGGCCAAATGGGAGGAACGCGGGCTCTGCGAAAATGTGGCAAAAATGCTTCACTCGATGCTTGTCTGCTGTGTTGGAGTGTTTTTGGCGCTCAGACATGAACGTAAACTGAAGTTCACATTAAAGATCAATACATGTATAAGTACTGTAACAATTCCATTATCCTTTTTTTATTGTTCCAAATTCGAAGTTCTTGAATATCACAAAGGCGGAAAGGATTGAAAGatttctctaagaacaaattaaatttctatgaaaatattgtaatttgtgtttttgtgtGATTGAAAGATATATAATCAACCCCTGGAGTCTCAAGGGTCTAAATTTGCCAGCCGAAACTgattttttgttgtaatttcGGAAGCCATATTGCATCCGTGAGACTTAAGGtgttaaattacattattaagtaaatataggtacaatttaGAGAAAACGCCTTCATGAAATGCATGAACAATAGGAACGAGAGGTTTCAGGGAAAATCCTTGAATGCGTCCATGTACGATGGAAATATGAGCGTATCGCCAAATATACCTGCAGCTAAAAATGACTATTTTAAATACTGTACACACATCGAACATCCACGTAACACGGTTCAAACAGCATTCAAATGGCCACCATGCAACGCTAGCTTACAATAAATAGCTAAGCGAAATATTATATCGACGACATCGTAgtggcaaaataataaaaaaatatagacacCTAGTGGAAAGCGGTGCATCTATAATAAAACATGTTTGGTCGTTGCGACGCGACCGGGTGACTTAGGTTATCTTACTTCACTCTGGTCGGATATCTGCGACTTGAGCGCTTGGATTGGGAACACGCCCATGGACAGGGCGCGCGGGCCCGGCGAGTGAGAGCCCTAACGGGAAAAAACTGTTAGCACTCACACAACTTACATGCGACTACATCGTTAATAGCAAGCGGCCGTTACGACTGTAACTCACACGCATGCCTATTTTTGAAATGGGATCTTACACACTGAAACATTGAATCCCACATTCAAAGCGAATGAGATGATTTATTAGATTCGCTCGCGTTCCATGATTGTTATAGGGCTGAATGATCACATCGAGAACACTATGATATCATTCGCGACTCGCTACACTGACTGAACAAAACATAACGTTGTGATCGAAAAAACAAGAAGAAAGTAACAGGTATCTTACAGACTAGACGTGAGAGAATGTCTCCGGTCGGTCCACGGGGGACTTCAGAAGTGGGATCCACATAAGGAAATTAACATTAGTCTTGTTAAATCTTAATATGACGGAATGAGAAAGAAAAGCATAAGCCACGCCTAATGTCGTCGTGTACGATACCATTTGTTTGCACGCTTCCTCAGACATTCTCTGCAAATCAAGTAAACACCGGTATACatcattatatataatatttgtatgCCGTGTGGTGCGTGTGTTGTTAGAACATCGTTGTGTCTGTTAAACATCTACCCAACATTTAGTTGTCAAAAACCTAAATCGAAATAACAGGATTCTTTGTATAGAGTTGCTCGAGTAGTCTGATCAATAAACATAACATTAACTACTTgagttaacattaaaatatataaattcggGTTTAACACACGTGATCACTATAAGCGCGCTGCGGCTGTTTTAAAAGTTGTAATAAGAATAAGagaataaagataatttatttcggctaataaatgatctttattctcttattcttattcttgtaATATAACTCATTTCTGACATATCCCCAACAAGTCTAAAATATGTCGCACtgacatattttcatatttaacaCACGTGATAAAACCgtcatttataatttaatgttggaatatatacaaacaaaaaaatatcaaaaactttcgttaaacaaatatttgttcagtCGTTTTTCCAACTAAATAATATGACGTTGGTCTCCAATGTCCCCATACATTTTGGATTGTCACACGTTAACCTAAGAAACATGTTCAAGGACGTCTCCTATAAGTCTACAGTATAGGTAATAGTTGGATTCAGTAGGCAGCGGTACTCACCTCACGTATAGTCAGCGTGTGGGACATCATCTGTATATTGACCTGGCTCTGGCTGGTGGGCAGGTTGTCGGAGGAGCGCGAGCGCACGAGCCGCGACCCCGTGATCACCTGCTTGGACTTGAGCGTCATCTCCGTCTTTATGAACACGCGGGATATGTACTGTGAACTGTGGATAAAACAAATATGGGAATTGATAAACAAATTACCTGGAATATTGTGGATGCAATGATGAGGAGTGATTAATGTACAGAAAATGTAGATTATACTGAACAACAATCCAGAAATCACGATAAAACTTAGTAGTGAAAATTTGATTGGCAGAAATATAAGAACTTTCTTTTTGGCAATTTCAGGGTTGTCCTCGTAACAAGTTTTTGAGTTTGATCAAAAAATTCTGTTCGCTAAGCATTGTTAAACTTTTGAAAACATCCCTCTGAAAAGTATGTGGATAAGATGGAGAGAAGATTGGTGATACGATTGTGATTGTGAACAACTGCCAATCAGATAGTAAGTTAACTCAAGAACAACCAGTGTTCAATCAGATAGTCTCGTAAGTGCGTGCTTGACATGACTCCTGGTTCATTGAGTACAATAAGACGTGACTTAATTTGCTTTACATGCCATTATTGACAACATATTTCTCTgataatatcatcatcattcatcaacACAAGTAACTGACAAATGTCAGTGCGACAACTGTTTTagaagggtctctattgtttcccataaagttttaagtcataatgtattgtttgtccacattttcgttagtcataatttgttttttctcagaaacgcgtaacttttcaggattgccattaaacaaacttaacctatccataggataaccttacgaaaatcctgaaaagttaacggtttcagaattatgattaatgataagctgacaatcattacattatgactttcaataattatgtcaaacaaagggacttAATAGAAAGAGACTCGTATTATTAAAGTGACAGGCAGACCAAACTACGTTCACCGTATAGTAAGTAACGCTAGACGCGGTCCTCCATAGCTTGTAGGGTGAGGCGAGGCCTGCCTGCTAAAGAAGTTTGAAATACATCACAAGGGGGGTCTCACCTTAAAGCCCTAATACTGTGCCTAATACTAAAAGCGGTCCGCAGCAGTTTCGTCAGCGAGGCAGGCATGTCTCTACAAAATTTGTCGATGACTGTATCCACGCCGTCCTTGGTTACCTCCGAACTGTGTCCAATATCACAGTGGGATCTCACCTTAAAGCCCTAATACTAAACGCAATCCGTAGCAGTTTTGTCGGGGAAGCGAGCATTTTCCACAGAACTTATAGATGATTGTATCCACACTATTCTTGGTTATCTCCGAACTGTCGCTAGTGTCCGATATTAGAGTGGGATCTCACCTTAAAGCTCTAATACTAAACGCGGTCCGCAGCAGCTTCGTCAGCGAGGCGGGCATGTTTCTGCAGAACTTGTCGATGACTGTGTCCAAGCCATTCTCTGTTATCTCCGAACTGTCCCTAGTGTCCGATATTAGAGTGGGATCTCACCTTAAAGCTCTAATACTAAACGCGGTCCGCAGCAGTTTCGTCAGCGAGGCGGGCATGTTTCTGCAGAACTTGTCGAGGACTGTATCCACGCCATTCTTTGTTACCTCGGAACTGTCACTAAAGTCCGATATCAGAAGTAGAATCTTACCTTAAAGCCCTAATACTAAACGCGGTCCGCAGCAATTTCGTCGGCGACGCGGGCATGTTTCTGCAGAACTTGTCAATGGCGTGATCGACACCATTTTTGGTCGCCTCGGCGTACCAGTCCGAACTCTGGTTAGTTGAGTGCTTGTGGAATAGGATGAGGATCGCTAGGGCCACCCTGTAGAACACCTGAGGAAGGagaaatagtttagaagttttcTGCAGTTAGTGTAGGTAAATGTTTCTAACTAaagcaagattgcgacagtcttttgttttgccgcgaaaattccgggctctgcacataattaaattaaaaactataacACTATACATTAGTAACTATACATTTCCCGgatattaaattataagaaTATTTTTGGGGTGATACAGCTcgatattgtatgtattttcaCACAGAAAAATAGAATTGGGTTGTCCCATCTCTCAGCAATGACTGACATAAATCGATatcaaagttttattattatttttattataaatggaTGAGctcaatataattaaaagaaaagaatTAAATTGTTACTGTTATTGTCGATATAATATATCCGGGACTACACAGGAAGCTAACATTTTATTACTATATTTCATTATTAGCAGTAAAACAAGTACAAGTATAATTAATCGAAACGACATGTGTCCAAGGTTGTTATTGATATTGCGATGCAATTAACTaggcgaaataaaaaaaaccggccaagtgcgagccggactcgcgcacgaagggttccgtaccattacgcaaaaaaaggcaaaaaaatcacgttggttgtatgggagccccacttaaatatttattttattctgtttttagtatttgttgttatagcggcaacagaaatacatcatctgtgaaaatttcaactgtctagctatcacggttcgtgaaatacagcctggtgacagacggacaaacagacagacagacagacagcggagtcttaataatagggtcccgtttttacccttcgggtacggtaccctaataaaatatgactggctaaaagcaataaaaatgggTCACTGTAAgaatttcaattaaattgtGACTCGTTTTCCGCTGTAGGTAAATGTCTCATCATGGTTTTCTTTTTTGATCGTAGTACTTAAATCAACCAAGATTGGGGG
This DNA window, taken from Cydia strobilella chromosome 4, ilCydStro3.1, whole genome shotgun sequence, encodes the following:
- the LOC134740478 gene encoding GTPase-activating protein skywalker isoform X6, which codes for MPAMLSAVLEEEADMYEAFPPHVDPTGITILTDSPPGKKAPLKTFEEVQPLLQQSRKRELKLVIRENSWPINSPVRALLWPALCRQHQHGKSMLDGFYWDMVTQVFGTVELPDKPIMLPPFVEATHCLGYHLTRKGRAVADRVVSVLGYACPDITYSPSLYPITAALLHFMPEEECYHCMASLVASKDKMFITQTKLLNEVTWKTVMQIAKKHAKSAAQHLSRLSGAIGPERIYTDWQWWILAALPFPHLVRVLDCFFHEGIKVFYRVALAILILFHKHSTNQSSDWYAEATKNGVDHAIDKFCRNMPASPTKLLRTAFSIRALSSQYISRVFIKTEMTLKSKQVITGSRLVRSRSSDNLPTSQSQLFTLWSWLPVRITMYQPVLLYTTEEHGCSLTTFYVRVEHHEPTLLMIKTCNNEVGIMYTTEEHGCSLTTFYVRVEHHEPTLLMIKTCNNEVGIMYTTEEHGCSLTTFYVRVEHHEPTLLMIKTCNNEVGIMYTTEEHGCSLTTFYVRVEHHEPTLLMIKTCNNEVGIMYTTEEHGCSLTTFYVRVEHHEPTLLMIKTCNNEVGIMYTTEEHGCSLTTFYVRVEHHEPTLLMIKTCNNEVGIMYTTEEHGCSLTTFYVRVEHHDPTLLMIKTCNNEVGIMYTTEEHGCSLTTFYVRVEHHEPTLLMIKTCNNEVFGAYCSTRWFERNQKDERGNRQAYFGTGETFLFSLHPVRAKYPWVGTLEDKAEDEGKSHHALTLFMAGDSTMITVGGGDGQAIWMDENIRFGKTDRCSTFNNPPLCPSGDFEIRVLEVYGFSGA
- the LOC134740478 gene encoding GTPase-activating protein skywalker isoform X2 encodes the protein MPAMLSAVLEEEADMYEAFPPHVDPTGITILTDSPPGKKAPLKTFEEVQPLLQQSRKRELKLVIRENSWPINSPVRALLWPALCRQHQHGKSMLDGFYWDMVTQVFGTVELPDKPIMLPPFVEATHCLGYHLTRKGRAVADRVVSVLGYACPDITYSPSLYPITAALLHFMPEEECYHCMASLVASKDKMFITQTKLLNEVTWKTVMQIAKKHAKSAAQHLSRLSGAIGPERIYTDWQWWILAALPFPHLVRVLDCFFHEGIKVFYRVALAILILFHKHSTNQSSDWYAEATKNGVDHAIDKFCRNMPASPTKLLRTAFSIRALSSQYISRVFIKTEMTLKSKQVITGSRLVRSRSSDNLPTSQSQVNIQMMSHTLTIREGSHSPGPRALSMGVFPIQALKSQISDQSELFTLWSWLPVRITMYQPVLLYTTEEHGCSLTTFYVRVEHHEPTLLMIKTCNNEVGIMYTTEEHGCSLTTFYVRVEHHEPTLLMIKTCNNEVGIMYTTEEHGCSLTTFYVRVEHHEPTLLMIKTCNNEVGIMYTTEEHGCSLTTFYVRVEHHEPTLLMIKTCNNEVGIMYTTEEHGCSLTTFYVRVEHHEPTLLMIKTCNNEVGIMYTTEEHGCSLTTFYVRVEHHEPTLLMIKTCNNEVGIMYTTEEHGCSLTTFYVRVEHHDPTLLMIKTCNNEVGIMYTTEEHGCSLTTFYVRVEHHEPTLLMIKTCNNEVFGAYCSTRWFERNQKDERGNRQAYFGTGETFLFSLHPVRAKYPWVGTLEDKAEDEGKSHHALTLFMAGDSTMITVGGGDGQAIWMDENIRFGKTDRCSTFNNPPLCPSGDFEIRVLEVYGFSGA
- the LOC134740478 gene encoding GTPase-activating protein skywalker isoform X4, which encodes MPAMLSAVLEEEADMYEAFPPHVDPTGITILTDSPPGKKAPLKTFEEVQPLLQQSRKRELKLVIRENSWPINSPVRALLWPALCRQHQHGKSMLDGFYWDMVTQVFGTVELPDKPIMLPPFVEATHCLGYHLTRKGRAVADRVVSVLGYACPDITYSPSLYPITAALLHFMPEEECYHCMASLVASKDKMFITQTKLLNEVTWKTVMQIAKKHAKSAAQHLSRLSGAIGPERIYTDWQWWILAALPFPHLVRVLDCFFHEGIKVFYRVALAILILFHKHSTNQSSDWYAEATKNGVDHAIDKFCRNMPASPTKLLRTAFSIRALSSQYISRVFIKTEMTLKSKQVITGSRLVRSRSSDNLPTSQSQVNIQMMSHTLTIRERMSEEACKQMLFTLWSWLPVRITMYQPVLLYTTEEHGCSLTTFYVRVEHHEPTLLMIKTCNNEVGIMYTTEEHGCSLTTFYVRVEHHEPTLLMIKTCNNEVGIMYTTEEHGCSLTTFYVRVEHHEPTLLMIKTCNNEVGIMYTTEEHGCSLTTFYVRVEHHEPTLLMIKTCNNEVGIMYTTEEHGCSLTTFYVRVEHHEPTLLMIKTCNNEVGIMYTTEEHGCSLTTFYVRVEHHEPTLLMIKTCNNEVGIMYTTEEHGCSLTTFYVRVEHHDPTLLMIKTCNNEVGIMYTTEEHGCSLTTFYVRVEHHEPTLLMIKTCNNEVFGAYCSTRWFERNQKDERGNRQAYFGTGETFLFSLHPVRAKYPWVGTLEDKAEDEGKSHHALTLFMAGDSTMITVGGGDGQAIWMDENIRFGKTDRCSTFNNPPLCPSGDFEIRVLEVYGFSGA
- the LOC134740478 gene encoding GTPase-activating protein skywalker isoform X1; the encoded protein is MPAMLSAVLEEEADMYEAFPPHVDPTGITILTDSPPGKKAPLKTFEEVQPLLQQSRKRELKLVIRENSWPINSPVRALLWPALCRQHQHGKSMLDGFYWDMVTQVFGTVELPDKPIMLPPFVEATHCLGYHLTRKGRAVADRVVSVLGYACPDITYSPSLYPITAALLHFMPEEECYHCMASLVASKDKMFITQTKLLNEVTWKTVMQIAKKHAKSAAQHLSRLSGAIGPERIYTDWQWWILAALPFPHLVRVLDCFFHEGIKVFYRVALAILILFHKHSTNQSSDWYAEATKNGVDHAIDKFCRNMPASPTKLLRTAFSIRALSSQYISRVFIKTEMTLKSKQVITGSRLVRSRSSDNLPTSQSQVNIQMMSHTLTIRESPRSSHLALWFPFPNAVFADQKQHSSDLRQKLFTLWSWLPVRITMYQPVLLYTTEEHGCSLTTFYVRVEHHEPTLLMIKTCNNEVGIMYTTEEHGCSLTTFYVRVEHHEPTLLMIKTCNNEVGIMYTTEEHGCSLTTFYVRVEHHEPTLLMIKTCNNEVGIMYTTEEHGCSLTTFYVRVEHHEPTLLMIKTCNNEVGIMYTTEEHGCSLTTFYVRVEHHEPTLLMIKTCNNEVGIMYTTEEHGCSLTTFYVRVEHHEPTLLMIKTCNNEVGIMYTTEEHGCSLTTFYVRVEHHDPTLLMIKTCNNEVGIMYTTEEHGCSLTTFYVRVEHHEPTLLMIKTCNNEVFGAYCSTRWFERNQKDERGNRQAYFGTGETFLFSLHPVRAKYPWVGTLEDKAEDEGKSHHALTLFMAGDSTMITVGGGDGQAIWMDENIRFGKTDRCSTFNNPPLCPSGDFEIRVLEVYGFSGA